Proteins co-encoded in one Salvia splendens isolate huo1 chromosome 4, SspV2, whole genome shotgun sequence genomic window:
- the LOC121801312 gene encoding chloroplastic group IIB intron splicing facilitator CRS2-B, chloroplastic-like, which yields MLFAVSFPNTYTSSSSSSISYPRIKVPIFHQKHSAPTRLQVSASTAQPNGVKTEYTPWLIVGLGNPGNKYHGTRHNVGFEMVDRISQAEGIVMNTIQSKALIGIGSIGQVPVLLAKPQTYMNFSGEAVGSLAAYYQVPLRHILLVYDEMSLPNGVLRLQPKGGHGHHNGAKSVMEHLDGRREFPRFCIGIGNPPGTMDMKAFLLQKFSTTERKQVDAALEQGIEAARRLVLEGFSGQVKRFNLGQKYKYHQV from the exons ATGTTGTTCGCTGTTTCTTTTCCTAATACTTACacaagcagcagcagcagcagcatctCTTATCCCAGAATCAAAGTTCCAATTTTTCATCAAAAGCATTCAGCTCCAACAAGGCTTCAAGTCTCTGCTTCCACAGCCCAGCCCAATGGGGTGAAAACTGAGTACACTCCTTGGCTTATTGTGGGATTAGGGAACCCCGGAAACAAATACCACGGAACCCGCCACAAT GTCGGTTTTGAAATGGTTGATCGTATCTCTCAAGCGGAAGGCATTGTGATGAACACTATACAGTCAAAAGCATTGATTGGCATAG GTTCCATTGGACAAGTACCGGTTTTATTGGCTAAACCCCAGACATACATGAACTTCAGCGGAGAAGCG GTTGGGTCGCTGGCTGCATATTATCAAGTGCCCTTGCGCCACATTCTACTG GTCTACGATGAGATGAGCTTGCCAAATGGAGTTTTGAGGCTTCAACCTAAAGGAGGACATGGTCACCACAATGG GGCGAAGAGCGTTATGGAACACTTAGATGGGCGTCGGGAATTTCCCCGGTTTTGCATAG GTATTGGGAATCCGCCTGGTACAATGGATATGAAGgcttttcttcttcaaaaattcAGCACCACAGAAAGAAAACAG GTGGATGCTGCGTTGGAACAAGGTATCGAGGCGGCAAGGAGGCTTGTACTAGAGGGATTCAGTGGTCAAGTTAAAAGATTCAATCTTGGGCAGAAATACAAGTATCATCAAGTTTGA